One Microbacterium keratanolyticum DNA window includes the following coding sequences:
- a CDS encoding MFS transporter: MTSTASLPLPVDLRAQPLRYGGLIVMMLLSFLLVTAEFLPNGMLIEMATTLGVTPGQAGQTVTVTALIGLLVAPTVGLVFPRVDRRSLLVWMAIAAAVSNLVVAIAPNLVIILASRLLLGAAIATFWSMSITVAARLSSPERLGRAVMFTTAGTSLATVAGVPLGVMLSELTDWRTVFVIIGIATGLLAIALRALLPSVPAAAASSIRVLVDTLRRPGIGLGLAGHSLVVLGHFLAYTYVRLALERIPDVEPGTLVILLALFGVGGLIGNIVFGLVIDRAFGMLAVVVPLVTAASVAAMVALPASIGGVGVVMVIWGALFSSWLIVVNAWVGHRMPDRLEAGGSLVVVGFQAAIMVAAGVGGLLVDAVGVELVYALGAGLLVAGALLFGRANRASNRAAV, translated from the coding sequence ATGACATCCACGGCTTCCCTTCCCCTCCCGGTCGATTTGCGTGCGCAGCCGCTGCGCTACGGCGGTCTCATCGTGATGATGCTGCTGAGCTTCCTGCTTGTCACGGCGGAGTTCCTGCCGAACGGGATGCTGATCGAGATGGCGACGACACTCGGGGTGACTCCGGGCCAGGCGGGCCAGACCGTCACGGTGACGGCACTCATCGGACTGCTGGTCGCTCCGACGGTTGGGCTGGTCTTCCCGCGTGTGGACCGACGATCGCTGCTGGTCTGGATGGCGATCGCCGCGGCGGTGTCGAACCTCGTGGTGGCGATCGCGCCGAACCTCGTGATCATCCTGGCCTCGCGGCTGCTGCTGGGTGCGGCGATCGCGACGTTCTGGTCGATGTCGATCACGGTCGCCGCGCGTCTGTCCAGCCCGGAGCGGCTCGGGCGAGCGGTCATGTTCACGACGGCAGGCACCTCGCTCGCAACCGTCGCAGGGGTGCCCTTGGGCGTCATGCTGAGCGAGCTGACCGACTGGCGCACGGTCTTCGTGATCATCGGCATCGCCACCGGACTGCTCGCGATTGCACTGCGGGCTCTGCTGCCGAGCGTCCCCGCCGCTGCGGCATCGAGCATCCGCGTGCTCGTTGACACGCTGCGTCGTCCCGGAATCGGCCTGGGTCTTGCCGGTCACTCGCTCGTCGTGCTCGGGCACTTCCTCGCGTACACCTACGTCCGCCTCGCGCTGGAGCGCATCCCGGACGTCGAGCCAGGAACCCTTGTGATCCTGCTCGCGCTGTTCGGCGTCGGCGGACTCATCGGCAACATCGTCTTCGGCCTGGTGATCGATCGTGCCTTCGGGATGCTCGCGGTCGTCGTTCCGCTCGTCACAGCCGCGTCCGTCGCGGCGATGGTGGCCTTGCCCGCCTCCATCGGGGGAGTCGGGGTCGTGATGGTGATCTGGGGTGCGCTGTTCTCGTCGTGGCTGATCGTCGTGAACGCCTGGGTCGGGCATCGGATGCCGGACCGGCTCGAGGCGGGAGGCAGCCTTGTCGTCGTCGGGTTCCAGGCTGCGATCATGGTCGCCGCGGGCGTCGGCGGACTGCTCGTGGATGCTGTGGGCGTCGAGCTCGTCTATGCGCTGGGCGCAGGACTGCTGGTGGCAGGGGCACTCCTGTTCGGGCGCGCGAACCGCGCCTCGAACCGTGCGGCTGTGTAG
- a CDS encoding helix-turn-helix domain-containing protein, with protein MTVDADALSQVLSAVDLRIGTARRERLSAGGLLPLARAGATLIYVAEGSLGTHQRLGLACRLKSDGAAFEPTGADAVRLSAGDAFLSFGRSEVALEAVDAAKVVIVDLELSDAAVRLTHDIPSTLAVYDFDAADPAAAALAAHMGIDDPAICQKRTGDLLVCRMMATTVLLAVIRAWAMSDHAAAWPSRQGDPFLDRVIAAIHDEPGREWTVARLASVGAMSRSTFAERFRSAIGRSPAEYVTEVRIDAAKRMLHAGRSVSATSRDLGYGSDEGFRRAFRRRTGMSPSAWRTTSDDLMPERRDEQVPVGLPV; from the coding sequence ATGACCGTGGACGCAGATGCTCTCTCACAGGTGCTCAGCGCCGTTGACCTGCGCATCGGCACAGCGCGTCGGGAACGCCTCTCGGCGGGTGGTCTCCTGCCGCTCGCCCGCGCGGGCGCCACACTCATCTACGTCGCCGAAGGGTCCCTCGGCACCCACCAGCGGCTTGGTCTCGCCTGCCGTCTGAAGTCCGACGGTGCCGCCTTCGAGCCCACGGGCGCGGATGCGGTGCGACTGTCGGCAGGTGACGCCTTCCTCTCTTTCGGGCGGAGCGAGGTCGCGTTGGAGGCCGTCGACGCGGCGAAGGTCGTCATCGTCGACCTGGAACTCTCCGACGCCGCGGTGCGCCTGACGCACGACATCCCATCCACGCTGGCGGTGTACGACTTCGATGCCGCAGATCCTGCGGCGGCAGCACTGGCTGCGCACATGGGCATCGACGATCCGGCGATCTGCCAGAAGCGCACCGGCGATCTGCTCGTGTGCCGCATGATGGCGACGACGGTACTGCTGGCCGTGATCCGCGCCTGGGCGATGAGCGACCACGCCGCCGCGTGGCCATCGCGCCAGGGGGATCCCTTCCTCGACCGCGTCATCGCCGCGATCCACGACGAACCCGGTCGAGAATGGACGGTCGCACGACTGGCAAGCGTCGGCGCCATGTCGAGATCGACGTTCGCCGAACGCTTCCGCTCCGCGATCGGCCGCTCGCCTGCGGAGTATGTGACCGAGGTGCGCATCGATGCGGCCAAGCGGATGCTGCACGCAGGCCGCTCGGTATCCGCCACCTCTCGCGATCTGGGCTACGGCTCCGATGAGGGCTTCCGTCGTGCCTTCCGCCGCCGCACGGGGATGAGCCCATCCGCATGGCGGACGACGTCCGACGACCTGATGCCGGAACGCCGCGACGAGCAGGTCCCGGTGGGCCTGCCCGTCTGA
- the deoC gene encoding deoxyribose-phosphate aldolase — protein sequence MSELSAAQLAQYIDHTVLKTDASPADITAAIAEARELGTYAVCFSPNMLPVDAQLGDLNLAAVVGFPSGKHLSSIKASEAAAAVAAGANEIDMVIDIGALIAGDVESVENDIRAVRDAIPGALLKVIIESAALNDEQIEQACRASMAADADYVKTSTGFHPAGGASAHAVRLMRSVVGDALGVKASGGIRTWDQAIEMIDAGASRLGVSGTRSVLGRELVGAQSSSY from the coding sequence ATGAGCGAGCTTTCCGCCGCGCAGCTTGCGCAGTACATTGACCACACCGTGCTGAAGACGGATGCGAGTCCCGCAGACATCACCGCGGCGATCGCCGAGGCGCGAGAACTCGGCACCTACGCCGTGTGCTTCTCCCCCAACATGCTGCCTGTCGACGCGCAGCTCGGCGATCTCAACCTTGCCGCCGTCGTGGGTTTCCCCTCGGGCAAGCACCTCTCGTCGATCAAGGCCTCGGAAGCTGCCGCAGCGGTGGCGGCGGGCGCGAACGAGATCGACATGGTCATCGACATCGGCGCACTCATCGCCGGCGACGTCGAGTCTGTCGAGAACGACATCCGCGCCGTGCGCGACGCGATTCCCGGCGCGCTCCTCAAGGTCATCATCGAGTCGGCCGCACTGAACGACGAGCAGATCGAGCAGGCATGCCGCGCCTCGATGGCCGCCGACGCCGACTATGTGAAGACCTCGACGGGCTTCCACCCGGCCGGCGGCGCCTCGGCCCACGCGGTGCGACTCATGCGCTCGGTCGTCGGTGACGCGCTTGGCGTGAAGGCATCCGGCGGCATCCGCACCTGGGATCAGGCGATCGAGATGATCGACGCCGGAGCATCCCGTCTCGGTGTCTCCGGCACGCGCAGCGTGCTGGGTCGTGAGCTCGTCGGCGCGCAGAGCTCCAGCTACTGA
- a CDS encoding NAD(P)/FAD-dependent oxidoreductase, with protein sequence MSEPYDVLVIGGGPAGLSAALNLGRSLVDVLVVDADRPRNAATVFSHGFLTRDGVPPSELRKLAREEVSAYSTVEVRTRQRVFSLRRDDRDVFVAEIGRSQATETVQARAVLLATGLRETLPPVPDLLGFYGVTLFSCAACDGWELRGQPLALFGQSDDLADRARLISRWSDDLTVFTHGAEVIDAVAEAELATLGVTVERELIADLVGEKGRLESVRLVDGRVIAASGGFIRPHWTLDLSFLFGIDPERDVEGHLITDGSGRTSIPGLYAAGDATAPGPQQLIVAAGTGARAAAVMVHDTIGVTTTH encoded by the coding sequence ATGAGCGAGCCGTACGACGTTCTCGTGATCGGCGGCGGCCCGGCGGGACTGTCCGCCGCGCTCAACCTGGGGCGCTCGCTCGTCGACGTGCTCGTGGTGGATGCGGATCGCCCGCGCAATGCGGCGACCGTGTTCTCGCACGGCTTCCTGACGCGTGACGGCGTTCCTCCGAGCGAGTTGCGCAAGCTCGCCCGGGAGGAGGTGTCGGCGTACTCGACCGTCGAGGTGCGCACGCGGCAGCGCGTGTTCTCGCTGCGTCGTGACGACCGTGACGTCTTCGTCGCAGAGATCGGTCGCAGCCAGGCCACGGAGACCGTGCAGGCCAGGGCCGTCCTCCTGGCGACGGGGCTGCGCGAGACCCTGCCCCCTGTGCCGGATCTGCTCGGCTTCTACGGCGTGACCCTGTTCAGCTGCGCCGCCTGCGACGGGTGGGAGCTGCGCGGTCAGCCGCTCGCGCTGTTCGGTCAGAGCGACGATCTCGCCGACCGCGCCCGTCTGATCTCCCGGTGGAGCGACGACCTGACGGTCTTCACCCACGGTGCCGAGGTGATCGACGCGGTCGCCGAAGCCGAACTCGCGACGCTCGGTGTAACGGTGGAACGTGAACTCATCGCAGACCTCGTCGGGGAGAAGGGCCGTCTGGAGAGCGTCCGACTCGTCGACGGGAGGGTGATCGCGGCTTCCGGCGGCTTCATCCGTCCACACTGGACGCTGGATCTGTCGTTCCTCTTCGGCATTGATCCGGAGCGCGACGTCGAAGGACACCTCATCACCGACGGATCGGGGCGCACCAGCATCCCGGGCCTGTATGCCGCCGGCGATGCCACTGCCCCCGGACCGCAGCAACTCATCGTCGCCGCCGGCACCGGCGCCCGCGCGGCGGCCGTCATGGTGCACGACACGATCGGCGTCACGACCACGCACTGA
- the fdxA gene encoding ferredoxin, which translates to MTYVIALPCVDVKDRACIDECPVDCIYEGERSLYIHPDECVDCGACEPVCPVEAIYYEDDLPEEWADYYKANVEFFDEIGSPGGAAKTGVLDFDHPVISALPPQGHE; encoded by the coding sequence ATGACCTATGTGATCGCACTGCCCTGCGTCGATGTGAAGGACAGGGCCTGTATCGACGAGTGCCCCGTCGATTGCATCTACGAGGGCGAGCGTTCTCTTTACATCCACCCGGATGAGTGCGTCGACTGCGGCGCCTGCGAACCGGTGTGCCCGGTCGAGGCGATCTACTACGAAGACGATCTGCCGGAAGAATGGGCCGACTACTACAAGGCGAACGTCGAGTTCTTCGACGAGATCGGATCTCCCGGCGGCGCCGCAAAGACCGGCGTTCTGGACTTCGATCATCCCGTCATCAGCGCTCTCCCCCCGCAGGGGCACGAATGA
- a CDS encoding FAD-dependent oxidoreductase, whose product MTVSAPATLRVAIVGAGPAGIYAGDILNTTVTSAGGRVEIDLIESLPAPYGLIRYGVAPDHPRIKGIVNSLHEMLDRPSADPAADRRVIRFLGNIEVGRDVSLDELRSRYHAVILATGAVRDAQLDIPGVQLDGSYGAADFVSWFDGHPDVPRTWPLEAQSVAVIGNGNVALDVARILAKHGEDLRSTEVPDNVLAGLEASAVTDVHVFGRRGPADIKFTPIELRELGEVRDVDIVLHDEDFEGVDITAAETNQLKVMLRTLNAWRAEQGERTEAASRRLHLHFWHAPSEILGNESVEAIRFERTAPGEDGRPTGTGEFREYPVQAVYRAVGYFGSRVVDAPFDEARGVVPNAGGRVDGEPGLYATGWIKRGPVGLIGHTKSDALETITHLVADAEAGLLAEPTEASDLLELLAERPVTTWDGWLQLDAHERTLGETHVYARERVKVVPRDEQVEISEASAGSVVR is encoded by the coding sequence GTGACCGTTTCTGCCCCTGCCACCCTGCGCGTCGCGATCGTCGGCGCCGGCCCCGCCGGCATCTACGCGGGTGACATCCTGAACACCACCGTCACGAGTGCGGGCGGCCGCGTCGAGATCGACCTGATCGAGTCGCTTCCCGCCCCCTACGGCCTGATCCGCTACGGCGTCGCCCCGGACCACCCGCGCATCAAGGGCATCGTGAACTCGCTGCACGAGATGCTCGACCGCCCCTCCGCCGATCCGGCCGCAGATCGCCGGGTCATCCGCTTCCTCGGCAACATCGAGGTCGGTCGCGACGTCTCGCTCGACGAGCTGCGCAGCCGCTATCACGCCGTGATCCTCGCGACGGGCGCGGTGCGTGACGCGCAGCTCGACATCCCCGGCGTGCAGCTCGACGGTTCCTACGGTGCCGCCGATTTCGTGTCGTGGTTCGACGGGCACCCCGACGTGCCGCGCACCTGGCCGCTCGAGGCGCAGTCTGTCGCCGTGATCGGCAACGGAAACGTCGCGCTCGACGTCGCCCGCATCCTCGCCAAGCACGGCGAGGATCTGCGCTCGACTGAAGTTCCCGACAACGTGCTCGCCGGCCTCGAGGCATCCGCCGTCACCGACGTGCACGTCTTCGGTCGCCGGGGCCCGGCCGACATCAAGTTCACGCCCATCGAGCTGCGCGAGTTGGGCGAGGTGCGCGATGTCGACATCGTGCTGCACGACGAGGACTTCGAGGGTGTCGACATCACGGCCGCCGAGACCAACCAGCTGAAGGTCATGCTCCGCACGCTCAACGCATGGCGGGCCGAGCAGGGCGAGCGCACCGAGGCCGCGTCGCGTCGTCTGCACCTGCACTTCTGGCACGCACCGTCCGAGATCCTCGGCAACGAGAGCGTCGAGGCGATCCGCTTCGAGCGCACTGCTCCGGGTGAAGACGGACGCCCGACGGGCACGGGCGAGTTCCGCGAGTACCCCGTGCAGGCCGTGTACCGCGCCGTCGGGTACTTCGGCTCCCGCGTCGTGGATGCTCCCTTCGATGAGGCCCGCGGCGTCGTGCCGAATGCGGGGGGACGCGTCGACGGCGAGCCGGGTCTCTACGCCACCGGATGGATCAAGCGCGGCCCGGTCGGCCTCATCGGCCACACGAAGTCCGACGCCCTCGAGACGATCACCCACCTGGTCGCCGATGCGGAGGCCGGTCTGCTCGCCGAGCCCACCGAGGCATCCGATCTTCTGGAGCTGCTGGCCGAGCGCCCCGTCACGACATGGGACGGCTGGCTGCAGCTGGACGCCCACGAACGCACCCTGGGTGAGACGCACGTGTACGCCCGCGAGCGCGTCAAGGTCGTTCCCCGCGACGAGCAGGTCGAGATCTCCGAGGCATCCGCGGGGTCCGTCGTCCGATGA
- the cobA gene encoding uroporphyrinogen-III C-methyltransferase encodes MTGTLTLVGAGPGDAGLLTLRALRAIEAADVIVADRLGARAVLKELAADGVAIRAEVIDVGKNPGHHPVSQTEINALLVRLTREGKNVVRLKGGDPFVLGRGREEQLYAEAEGIPSTVVSGVTSAISVPALAGIPLTHRGVATAFTVASAHDPLEQVPGGSDHTLVLLMGVNTLPQVSATLARGTRGGHCPVAIIEDGFGSGERVTIGSLSDIAARAAERGVRNPAVIVIGDVVRLSPFAADVLFDDATPEPAHAPLSARSRLADAFDAGLAVDTGVLVTVPVSRTTHRKAQLS; translated from the coding sequence ATGACCGGAACACTCACTCTCGTGGGCGCAGGTCCCGGCGACGCCGGCCTGCTCACCCTGCGCGCGCTGCGGGCGATTGAGGCTGCGGATGTCATCGTCGCGGACCGGCTCGGCGCACGCGCTGTGCTGAAAGAGCTCGCGGCCGACGGCGTCGCCATCCGCGCCGAGGTGATCGACGTCGGCAAGAACCCCGGGCATCACCCGGTATCGCAGACCGAGATCAACGCGCTGCTCGTGCGCCTCACGCGTGAGGGCAAGAACGTCGTGCGCCTCAAGGGCGGCGACCCCTTCGTCCTCGGCCGCGGGCGCGAAGAGCAGCTGTACGCCGAGGCCGAGGGAATCCCCTCGACCGTCGTCTCGGGTGTCACGAGTGCCATCTCGGTACCCGCGCTGGCCGGCATCCCGCTCACACATCGCGGGGTCGCGACGGCCTTCACCGTCGCGAGCGCGCATGATCCGCTTGAGCAGGTTCCGGGCGGATCCGACCACACGCTCGTGCTCCTCATGGGCGTCAACACGCTGCCGCAGGTCTCCGCGACGCTCGCCCGTGGCACCCGCGGCGGGCACTGCCCCGTCGCGATCATCGAGGACGGCTTCGGCAGCGGCGAGCGCGTGACCATCGGATCGCTGTCGGACATCGCCGCCCGCGCGGCCGAACGCGGAGTACGCAACCCTGCCGTCATCGTGATCGGCGACGTGGTGCGCCTCAGTCCGTTCGCAGCGGATGTCCTCTTCGACGACGCGACCCCCGAGCCCGCGCATGCCCCGCTGTCGGCTCGCAGCCGCCTCGCCGACGCCTTCGACGCCGGCCTCGCCGTCGACACCGGCGTGCTCGTGACCGTCCCTGTTTCTCGCACGACCCACCGAAAGGCTCAGCTCTCGTGA
- a CDS encoding ABC transporter permease, which yields MPSDTTLTVTREAPADDLRDLEQGLDRLQSEQRVTTPRTRDILSKALPPIVLLLVLIAAWQAYVLIAQPRPDIIPGPAQVIGAFGDAWSSGRLQEAVLTSLERGVLGFAIAVVVGTPIGLLLAEWRFLRRAAGPLISGLQVLPSVAWVPAAIIWFGLSDATVYFVILMGAIPSIVNGLLAGIDQVPPQLHRVGTVLGASRWQAATRIVLPAALPGYLAGIKQGWAFSWRSLMAAEIITIGGSIGFGLGTMLQQSRELADLSGVLSTIILILAIGILIELVFFGPLERRMLRRRGLLSEASS from the coding sequence ATGCCCAGTGACACGACACTCACCGTCACCCGCGAGGCACCGGCCGACGACCTGCGCGACCTCGAACAGGGACTCGATCGCCTGCAGTCCGAGCAGCGCGTGACGACGCCGCGCACCCGCGACATCCTCTCGAAGGCGCTGCCGCCGATCGTGCTGCTGCTTGTGCTGATCGCCGCCTGGCAGGCGTACGTGCTGATCGCGCAACCGCGTCCGGACATCATCCCGGGACCGGCCCAGGTGATCGGGGCGTTCGGCGACGCCTGGTCAAGCGGGCGCCTCCAGGAGGCTGTACTCACGAGCCTCGAACGCGGCGTGCTCGGCTTCGCGATCGCCGTCGTGGTGGGAACACCCATCGGGCTGCTGCTGGCCGAGTGGCGGTTCCTTCGCCGTGCGGCAGGTCCGCTGATCTCGGGCCTGCAGGTGCTGCCGTCGGTCGCCTGGGTTCCGGCCGCGATCATCTGGTTCGGCCTGTCGGATGCCACCGTGTACTTCGTGATCCTGATGGGCGCGATCCCCTCGATCGTGAACGGGCTGCTCGCTGGCATCGACCAGGTTCCGCCGCAGCTGCATCGTGTCGGCACCGTGCTCGGAGCGAGCCGTTGGCAAGCGGCGACGAGGATCGTCCTCCCCGCGGCGCTGCCCGGCTACCTCGCCGGCATCAAGCAAGGCTGGGCGTTCTCCTGGCGATCGTTGATGGCTGCCGAGATCATCACGATCGGCGGATCCATCGGCTTCGGCCTCGGCACGATGCTGCAGCAGTCGCGCGAACTGGCTGACCTCTCGGGCGTCCTCTCGACGATCATCCTGATCCTCGCGATCGGCATCCTCATCGAACTCGTCTTCTTCGGCCCGCTGGAACGGCGGATGCTGCGCCGTCGCGGACTTCTCTCGGAGGCATCCTCATGA
- a CDS encoding ABC transporter ATP-binding protein: MTQSKTTDAPLQVRPIAPSFDGIALPATPSEPVEPSVRISHVSKRYGTGPVVLDDISLDIAPGEFVCLLGASGCGKSTLLNLIAGLERPSAGEITTPDGGAAVMFQESALMPWLSARGNIELALRLRGVARAERREEALRLLATVNLSDAAEKRPHELSGGMRQRVALARALAQERAVLLMDEPFAALDAITRDLLHEELERVWRATGRTIVFVTHNVREAARLGQRVILLSSRPGRIVGEWRVASTSGRRIESPEVAALATEITAELRKEIRRNAQ, translated from the coding sequence ATGACGCAGAGCAAGACGACGGATGCTCCGCTGCAGGTCCGTCCGATCGCGCCGAGCTTCGACGGCATCGCGCTTCCCGCGACGCCGTCGGAGCCGGTCGAACCCTCTGTGCGCATCTCCCATGTCTCGAAGCGCTACGGCACGGGTCCCGTCGTGCTGGACGACATCTCGCTCGACATCGCGCCGGGTGAGTTCGTCTGCCTGCTGGGCGCGTCCGGGTGCGGCAAGTCGACCCTGCTGAACCTCATCGCGGGGCTCGAGCGTCCGAGTGCGGGCGAGATCACCACCCCCGATGGTGGCGCGGCGGTCATGTTCCAGGAGTCCGCGCTCATGCCCTGGCTGAGCGCACGCGGCAACATCGAGCTCGCGCTGCGTCTGCGTGGCGTAGCGCGAGCCGAGCGTCGCGAGGAGGCCCTGCGACTGCTGGCGACGGTGAACCTCTCGGATGCTGCCGAGAAGCGGCCGCACGAGCTCTCCGGCGGCATGCGTCAACGCGTTGCCCTCGCCCGCGCCCTCGCGCAGGAGCGCGCCGTGTTGCTGATGGACGAGCCCTTCGCGGCGCTCGACGCCATCACCCGCGACCTGCTGCACGAAGAGCTCGAACGGGTCTGGCGTGCGACAGGACGCACGATCGTGTTCGTCACGCACAATGTGCGCGAGGCAGCACGACTCGGGCAGCGCGTCATCCTGCTCTCCAGTCGTCCCGGTCGGATCGTCGGCGAATGGCGGGTCGCATCGACCTCAGGCCGACGCATCGAGTCCCCCGAGGTCGCGGCGCTCGCCACCGAGATCACCGCTGAACTGCGCAAGGAGATCCGCCGCAATGCCCAGTGA
- a CDS encoding ABC transporter substrate-binding protein → MNTPTRITTTAVTLGLAMAMLAGCASTSADAAPTAVSELRLGYFANVTHAPALVGVEEGLFDEALGDVTVQEQVFNAGPAVIEALSAGAIDAAYIGPNPAINTFIQSGGASARVIAGATSGGAALVVRDGIDSPTDLAGTTLASPQLGNTQDVALRSWLKDEGFETTTSGGGDVQVTPTENAQTLTLFQQGKLDGAWLPEPWVSRLVIEGGAHVLVDEGELWPDGAFPTTVLLVRAEFAAQHPDVVEDLLEAHLAALAWIDENPDALPSTINAALDAATGKPLADDVLARALENVTFSPDPHAEAFAALVENGVAAGTQKDGSIEGLFDLRALNGLLTAAGADKVDDAGLGAKE, encoded by the coding sequence ATGAACACCCCCACCCGCATCACCACCACCGCTGTCACGCTCGGACTGGCCATGGCGATGCTCGCGGGGTGCGCGTCGACCTCTGCGGATGCGGCGCCCACCGCGGTCTCAGAGCTGCGTCTGGGCTACTTCGCGAACGTCACCCATGCGCCTGCGCTGGTCGGCGTCGAAGAGGGCCTGTTCGATGAGGCTCTCGGCGACGTGACCGTGCAGGAGCAGGTCTTCAACGCCGGTCCCGCAGTCATCGAGGCACTCTCGGCCGGGGCCATCGATGCGGCGTACATCGGGCCGAACCCGGCGATCAACACGTTCATCCAGTCCGGCGGGGCCTCCGCCCGTGTGATCGCGGGTGCGACGTCCGGCGGCGCAGCTCTCGTGGTGCGCGACGGCATCGACAGTCCCACAGACCTCGCGGGCACCACGCTCGCCAGCCCTCAACTCGGCAACACCCAGGACGTCGCGCTGCGCAGCTGGCTGAAGGATGAGGGCTTCGAGACGACGACCTCCGGCGGCGGCGATGTGCAGGTCACGCCGACCGAGAACGCGCAGACGCTGACGCTCTTCCAGCAGGGCAAGCTCGACGGCGCCTGGCTCCCCGAGCCGTGGGTGTCTCGTCTCGTGATCGAGGGTGGCGCGCATGTCCTCGTCGATGAGGGCGAGCTGTGGCCCGATGGTGCATTCCCCACGACGGTGCTCTTGGTTCGCGCCGAGTTCGCGGCGCAGCATCCGGATGTCGTCGAGGACCTGCTGGAGGCGCATCTGGCCGCCCTCGCCTGGATCGACGAGAACCCCGACGCCCTGCCGTCGACGATCAACGCCGCGCTCGACGCCGCGACCGGCAAGCCGCTCGCGGACGATGTGCTCGCACGGGCGCTGGAGAACGTCACCTTCTCTCCCGACCCGCACGCGGAGGCATTCGCCGCACTCGTCGAGAACGGCGTCGCCGCGGGGACCCAGAAGGACGGCTCGATCGAGGGTCTCTTCGATCTGCGGGCGCTCAACGGTCTGCTCACCGCAGCCGGCGCCGACAAGGTCGACGATGCGGGGCTGGGAGCCAAAGAATGA
- a CDS encoding sulfate adenylyltransferase subunit 1, which translates to MSTTTQSTLFRFATAGSVDDGKSTLVGRLLHDTKGILADQLAQIARTSAERGFAHGEFDFALLTDGLRAEREQGITIDVAYRYLATDTRSFILADCPGHVQYTRNMVTGAATADAVIVLVDSRRGVSEQTRRHLAVVSLLRVPHVIVAVNKIDLINFDGTTFRAIEDDVYRVATSLGLDAPHVLPVSALDGDNIVELSPRTPWHDGPTLLDLLETLPTIGARDDEHFRLPVQSVIRPQGGLSPEYAADPDEAERLRDYRGFAGRIASGTVNVGETVTVFPGGWQTTVTGIRVAGAEASAARAGQSVALTLADEVDAARGAVIAAAGTLPVGLREAEVEVFQLDARPLRSGDRVLVKHGTATVQGLVSEVLSRRELDTLSHERADALAVNEIGRVRLRFAAELPLEPYARNRESGALLIIHPVDGATLAAATVVDLD; encoded by the coding sequence ATGAGCACCACCACACAGAGCACGCTCTTCCGCTTCGCCACCGCCGGCTCGGTCGATGACGGCAAGTCGACGCTCGTCGGGCGCCTGCTGCACGACACCAAGGGCATCCTCGCCGATCAGCTCGCGCAGATTGCCCGCACGTCGGCGGAACGCGGCTTCGCGCACGGCGAGTTCGACTTCGCCCTGCTGACCGACGGCCTGCGCGCGGAGCGCGAGCAGGGCATCACGATCGATGTCGCCTACCGGTACCTGGCGACGGACACCCGCAGCTTCATCCTCGCCGACTGCCCCGGACACGTGCAGTACACGCGCAACATGGTGACCGGCGCCGCAACCGCCGATGCCGTGATCGTGCTCGTAGACTCCCGCCGTGGCGTCTCCGAGCAGACGCGCCGCCATCTTGCGGTCGTGTCGCTGCTGCGCGTTCCGCACGTGATCGTGGCCGTGAACAAGATCGACCTGATCAATTTCGACGGGACCACGTTCCGTGCGATCGAGGATGATGTCTACCGCGTGGCGACGTCGCTCGGTCTGGATGCTCCGCACGTCCTTCCGGTGTCGGCGCTCGACGGCGACAACATCGTCGAGCTCTCGCCGCGCACCCCGTGGCACGACGGGCCCACACTGCTCGACCTGCTCGAGACGCTGCCCACGATCGGTGCGCGCGACGATGAGCACTTCCGCCTGCCGGTGCAGTCGGTCATCCGCCCGCAGGGAGGGCTCTCGCCCGAGTACGCAGCAGACCCCGACGAGGCCGAGCGTCTGCGCGACTACCGCGGCTTCGCAGGGCGCATCGCCTCCGGCACGGTGAACGTCGGCGAGACGGTCACCGTGTTCCCGGGCGGGTGGCAGACGACCGTCACCGGCATCCGGGTCGCCGGTGCCGAAGCATCCGCTGCGCGCGCCGGGCAGTCTGTCGCTCTCACCCTCGCGGACGAGGTGGATGCGGCGCGCGGCGCCGTGATCGCCGCCGCCGGGACGCTGCCGGTCGGCCTGCGAGAGGCCGAGGTCGAGGTGTTCCAGCTCGATGCCCGTCCGCTGCGAAGCGGCGATCGTGTGCTCGTCAAGCACGGCACCGCGACCGTCCAGGGGCTGGTCTCCGAGGTCCTGTCGCGCCGTGAACTCGACACGCTGTCGCACGAGCGCGCCGACGCTCTCGCCGTCAACGAGATCGGTCGGGTCCGCCTGCGCTTCGCGGCCGAACTGCCTCTGGAGCCGTACGCGCGAAACCGCGAGTCCGGCGCCCTGCTGATCATCCACCCTGTCGACGGCGCCACACTCGCCGCCGCCACTGTCGTCGATCTCGACTGA